GGCGTTAGGGGTCTGACCCCTATGAAAATATACAAAAAATAGGGGCAATTTCAACCCCTATTTTTTCTTTTTATTTATTTACGTACTAATGTCACAACTACTCTTCTGTAAGGTTCTTCACCTTCACTATGTGTGGATACTGCTGGATCTGCTTGTAAAGCTGAGTGGATGATCCTTCTTTCATACGGATTCATCGGCTCAAGAGAAACAGTTCTTCTCGTTCTCTTTACTTTACTTGCTATATTTTTTGCAAGATTTTCAAGTGTTTCTTTTCTTCTGCGTCTGTAGTCTTCTGTATCAAGCTTTACTCTTACATAGCCGTCCTGCATCTTATTGGCAACTCTGTTTGTAAGATATTGAAGGGAATCCAGCGTCTGTCCGCGTTTTCCTATAAGTATACCCATGTTTTTTCCTTCCATATCTATACTCAGCGCGCCTTCTTCATCTACTTCAGATGTTACCTTTACCCCTTCCATGCTCATGGCCTGAAGTACGTCATAAATGAA
This is a stretch of genomic DNA from [Clostridium] hylemonae DSM 15053. It encodes these proteins:
- the jag gene encoding RNA-binding cell elongation regulator Jag/EloR; the encoded protein is MEFITVSAKTLDDAITEALIQLGVTSDQLDYEVIEKGSAGFLGIGMKQAVIKARKKIIQPVKEEPAKEESFKEVKRAEPVKKEKPAAKKEFKKENTPVKVKEEKTAAEKKETDLANVEPETIAACEKFIYDVLQAMSMEGVKVTSEVDEEGALSIDMEGKNMGILIGKRGQTLDSLQYLTNRVANKMQDGYVRVKLDTEDYRRRRKETLENLAKNIASKVKRTRRTVSLEPMNPYERRIIHSALQADPAVSTHSEGEEPYRRVVVTLVRK